One part of the Natronosalvus amylolyticus genome encodes these proteins:
- a CDS encoding right-handed parallel beta-helix repeat-containing protein, with protein MGPGESIQDAIDAADPWDTICVGTGTYDENLQVTTEGVTIAATSGANPVLQGSSGTGVHIDGASNVTVEGLEIRGYATGVRIENSPNATIASNTITENDQAIRDFDTTSHDMVIVDNVIEHNPIRGVSIQGSDRVQITGNHLEANGNSASGTGLGIYIRGGAGGEEVTIEGNTIANHDGGLSVWTPNAVISENTITDHTVYGINLRTGLNSQNAHDAVVESNTFDNEGTSIQASSVRNTEVRNNTFSGQGTDVDFGSVRDAVIIDNDFSTGILLSGGTLAHFDHDASGNTIGGGPFVYMTGEDDPAIPTDAGQIIVVDSTNVDVSGFEIDGVAAGIQIAYSPGVVVTDNTVTNTTGHGIRLWASSGAVVEDNVVSHAMLGSDTSGPAIGVSGSSGATVANNDITETDGRALRVTSSSNAEIRGNTLTDNYGGLFLSGSDDATVADNTISGTHHGGGNVGSFRSAILVTSGERIQFTGNHIHDNAGNGIHDNRGPGARYAVMTDNVITNNGNDGIYWRNSRDATFTNNTVSNNDRAGIAGPFGATVTENTVEHNSGAGIDVSHESLVEANLVHNNAGNGVMVNRNAVVRDNTITDSEGAGIFLRYFGDQIIENNDISGHDTDLVIFETEAVTVRDNTFETGVLLISSSNPYSTLEEDLSTHSFSGNTVAGKELYYETGVDNPQIPADPGQVIIVNSTSVTVSDLEFDGVTAPIQIAFSDATVTNNTVSNSTGSTVQRVGAITLWASDNSLVADNVVTSSAYDGLRVVESEGVDLARNTVTDGDRNGIRLEGATNTTITNDTISNVGSRGLYAERSAGLVLDGVTVENSGGDGVSLDRQATIRELTIVASGNDGLSLGSGTGTHIENSTITDSGNSGVRATRADYATLSDNSVTGNAATGIDLGWSGIEGIELTSNTVSGNQIGVRVTNDVVVTDNVIADNVDAGILVSFQPDGIQINGNELENNGIGVDYDRGTWSNYEPVDATNNWWGAANGPSGGVTDPVTGTVANGDGDSVTENVRFEPWVGDNVAIVDVTLDKTEVGVDEDVLVTTILENTGSETASITLSLEVDGATVDSLSVPVDAGETDTAEFVHSFGEDGEYVVSVNGVAAGTVTVVAESVDITYADLSLSSTDLYTGSTVVVSATVENEGSEDGSYESLLSADGTVVDQQSGTLAPGESRTLTFFTQLETSGEIEVTVADLPAETVTVTAAWTQEGFGDNNVGHGAELTGPVLSPDEQWQYTAGSQSWHYVRSAPAVVDGVVYVGSWPPMVHAVDAATGEAIWTVDTDGAVVTAPAVADGVVYATSNLGTVYAIDVDDGTILWSESIGEPLTSPRIVGGELYVGSEDGSLYALDPVDGSELWSFDTDRKIDTTPAVANGVVYVATSPRSGQPIDERVYAIEAASGTELWNADEPVLVNTALTTVDGVVYVADFTGIVYAYDAEDGTLLWDSPVSASAINGAPAVAEGVVYVGSNDNHVYALEVDTGTELWSFETGGDVRSSPAVANGVVYVGSFDDHLYALNANTGDELWAFETGDSVWSSPAVLDGVVYVGSQDGRLYAIGEGELPAAFTIIEAFVSDRTVVVGESVDTTVQVMNQGGSAGEYTAELQVDGVPVATETATIEAGEIVTLTLTHQFDDPGTYPIAVDGISLGSIDVMAGAQEPFFAVTIDGTNTPVTEGDALEVDVTVQNTGTVAGTQTVLLVPDNGEAIVDAFDSQSVSLDPGEETSFTLSWATADGDAGEDIPLAVTSNDATATTTVTVTGAASAPTPSPTPSPDPAFFAVTIDDAPSPILSGEVLAVTATVENTGDSAGTQTIELVVDGTVVDATSLTLDTGESAQLPLSWTTPDAGDEVDIEVRSDDDVDSATVVVEDVDPEANIILYGASADRDHVTIGQSVVVTADLYNAGDLAGSRTIALSVDGDVVDETTVTVRPGIARGGVELVWTPQEDDLPAGEDTMDVTLSVDGLFVETVTVEHQYTDIRVIAASASEVELVAGEQLYVVGSIHQAGTIEGPETIELTATNIDTGESAVVGTQEVTLSPGFYHLGALNVTFQPEHAGTYDLELGGRSAGTVEVQPAFSDIQVIAASPSAIELVAGEQLYVIGSIYQAGTIEGPETIELTATNVDTGETAVVGTQEVTLSPGFYHLGALNVTFQPESAGTYDLELGSRSAGTVEVEAAVSDIQVIAASASAVELVEGEQLYVIGSIYQAGTVEGPETIELTATNVDTGQTTVVGSQDVSLSPGFYHLGVLNVTFQPESAGTYDLELGGRSAGTVEVEAAISDIQVIAASVSAVELVEGEAAYVIGSIYQAGTVEGTETIELTATNVDTGQTTVVGSQDVSLSPGYYHLGALNVTYQPDHPGTYDLELGGRNAGTVTVAESESDIVVIAASVSDVELIEGEGTYVIGSIYQAGTAEGPETIELTATNVDTGETEVVGSQQVTLAPGYYHLGALNVTFQPESAGTYELELGGREAGTVAVDEALTDIQVIGTSVSAVELIEGEQLYVIGSIYQAGNVEGTQTIELTATNVDTGETTVVGSQDVSLAPGYYHLGALNVTYQPESAGTYQLSLGDRNAGTVEVEAAFSDIRVIAASPSEIELVADEQLYVIGSIYQAGTVEGTETVELTATNQETGETTVVGSQDVSLAPGYYHLGALNVTFQPDAPGTYDLELGGRSAGTVEVEPAFSDIKVIAASPSAIEVIEGEQLYVIGSIYQAGTVEGTETIELTATNVDTDETEVVGTQDVSLAPGFYHLGALNVSAQFDAPGTYDLELGGRSAGTVEVQPAVSDIRVIAASPSAIETVAGEQLYVIGSIYQAGTVEGPETIELTATNVDTGESAVVGTQKVSLRPGFYHLGALNVSAQITTVGTYDLELGERDAGTVTVTPASIDPSVAAVIGHSTGIDLDTGDELVFASDEATVEVDVTADLDVADVTLLVESLETSYAVSTAGTHQDGDRWIIDVPIWNIPDDGRYSLSVFAVDVIGTAGMDVADEILVVDRNGPSMAASLEDVTMSDATLVVESDEPLSGVPTVVAEFVAPDGTTSPATVTMDDAGPSPTRFTGTLVVDEPGEYVVTVTGTDRAGNEATDEASVVVHTKFTLADGRITFPSGSSIDFDLIDDADQAIKSQELFLALSENEMNPNVNGGDLGVGFMTADMDSFIDYYLEEGTIESATISMAIDEESLPSGVSADAAQMHYYDASTDQWDPVETEVTVVDDTPFLVSTVTHFSTYGALIADDEPPRLVDISTFESADGVTVRFEYEDALSGVDVRSVSLLQDGTDVTANGQITSSAAEYTVESTAGTSHTIAVVVGDNAGNDATYETTVTFPVSDSDSVSEDATDTDGDSTSEHDTEQEDDGDTDTTSQHDTETDHDRDSSIPGFGALAALLALSLVALLSRHRQD; from the coding sequence GTGGGTCCGGGTGAGAGTATCCAGGACGCCATCGACGCGGCAGACCCCTGGGACACGATTTGCGTGGGGACGGGAACGTACGACGAGAACCTGCAGGTGACGACTGAGGGGGTCACCATTGCGGCGACATCGGGAGCCAACCCGGTGTTGCAGGGTTCTTCAGGGACGGGTGTCCACATCGACGGTGCATCCAACGTCACCGTCGAGGGCCTCGAGATCCGCGGGTACGCTACCGGGGTCCGGATCGAGAACAGTCCGAACGCGACCATCGCATCGAATACGATCACCGAGAACGATCAGGCGATTCGCGACTTCGATACCACCTCACACGATATGGTGATCGTCGACAACGTCATCGAACACAATCCGATTCGGGGCGTCTCTATCCAGGGAAGCGATCGCGTCCAGATCACCGGGAACCACCTCGAGGCGAACGGTAACTCGGCATCCGGCACGGGACTCGGGATCTACATTCGAGGCGGGGCCGGTGGTGAGGAAGTCACGATCGAAGGGAACACGATCGCGAACCACGACGGGGGGCTCTCCGTCTGGACGCCCAATGCAGTAATCAGCGAAAATACGATCACCGATCACACGGTGTACGGCATCAACCTCAGAACTGGGCTAAACTCCCAGAACGCACACGACGCCGTCGTCGAGAGCAACACCTTCGACAACGAGGGAACGAGCATCCAGGCGTCGTCGGTCCGGAATACGGAGGTCCGGAACAACACCTTCTCAGGACAGGGGACCGACGTTGATTTCGGATCGGTCCGGGACGCCGTGATTATTGACAACGATTTTTCGACCGGAATTCTACTCAGCGGAGGTACGCTCGCCCACTTCGATCACGATGCATCCGGAAACACGATCGGCGGCGGTCCGTTCGTCTACATGACCGGAGAGGACGACCCTGCGATCCCGACTGACGCTGGACAGATCATCGTCGTCGATTCGACGAACGTCGACGTCAGTGGATTCGAGATCGATGGAGTCGCCGCGGGGATCCAGATCGCGTACAGCCCCGGCGTCGTCGTCACGGACAACACCGTGACGAACACCACCGGACACGGCATCCGGCTCTGGGCCTCGAGCGGGGCAGTCGTCGAAGACAACGTCGTCAGCCATGCAATGCTCGGATCGGATACTTCGGGCCCGGCAATCGGTGTCAGCGGGTCCTCGGGTGCAACGGTCGCCAACAACGACATCACGGAGACTGACGGACGAGCGCTCAGGGTAACGAGTTCTTCGAACGCGGAAATCCGGGGGAACACACTCACCGACAATTACGGCGGGCTATTCCTGTCCGGTTCTGATGACGCGACGGTCGCGGATAACACGATCTCAGGGACTCACCACGGCGGCGGTAACGTCGGGAGTTTCCGATCTGCGATCCTCGTGACCAGCGGCGAACGAATTCAGTTCACGGGTAACCACATCCACGACAACGCCGGGAACGGAATCCACGACAACCGCGGTCCTGGCGCGCGATATGCCGTGATGACTGACAACGTCATCACGAATAACGGAAACGACGGTATCTACTGGCGGAACAGTCGCGATGCGACGTTCACCAACAACACCGTCTCGAACAACGACCGGGCCGGGATCGCCGGGCCCTTCGGAGCCACGGTCACTGAGAATACGGTTGAACACAACTCGGGGGCGGGGATCGACGTCTCGCACGAGTCGCTCGTCGAGGCGAACCTCGTCCATAACAACGCCGGGAACGGCGTGATGGTCAATCGGAACGCTGTCGTCCGCGACAACACGATCACCGACAGCGAAGGTGCAGGGATTTTCCTTCGATACTTTGGTGACCAGATCATCGAGAACAACGATATTAGCGGCCACGATACCGACCTGGTCATCTTCGAAACCGAAGCCGTCACCGTTCGGGACAACACGTTCGAGACGGGCGTCCTGCTGATCTCGAGTTCGAACCCTTACTCGACGCTCGAGGAGGATCTTTCGACTCACTCGTTCAGCGGGAACACCGTTGCCGGCAAGGAACTGTACTACGAGACGGGCGTGGACAATCCCCAAATTCCCGCCGACCCCGGACAAGTAATCATCGTTAACTCAACCAGCGTTACGGTGAGCGACCTCGAGTTCGATGGCGTGACGGCACCGATTCAGATCGCGTTCAGTGACGCGACCGTCACGAACAACACGGTCTCCAACAGCACGGGCTCTACCGTCCAGCGAGTGGGAGCGATCACGCTCTGGGCGTCCGATAACAGCCTCGTTGCCGACAACGTGGTGACTTCGAGTGCGTACGACGGCCTGCGAGTCGTCGAGAGTGAGGGTGTCGACCTCGCGCGAAACACGGTTACCGACGGCGATCGAAACGGGATCCGCCTCGAGGGTGCGACGAACACGACTATTACCAACGATACGATCAGCAACGTCGGCTCACGCGGACTCTACGCCGAACGAAGTGCCGGTCTCGTACTCGACGGCGTCACCGTCGAGAACAGCGGTGGTGACGGGGTTTCTCTGGACAGGCAAGCGACGATCCGCGAGTTAACGATCGTCGCAAGCGGTAATGATGGCCTCTCGCTTGGCAGCGGTACTGGGACCCACATCGAGAACAGCACGATCACAGACAGCGGAAACAGCGGCGTCCGGGCGACTAGAGCGGACTACGCAACCCTATCCGACAATAGCGTCACCGGTAACGCCGCAACGGGAATCGACCTTGGGTGGAGTGGAATCGAAGGGATCGAGCTCACGTCGAACACCGTCAGCGGCAACCAGATCGGGGTCAGGGTAACCAACGACGTCGTCGTGACTGACAACGTAATTGCCGACAACGTCGATGCCGGGATACTCGTGTCATTCCAGCCCGACGGGATACAGATTAACGGAAACGAACTCGAGAACAACGGTATCGGCGTCGATTACGACCGCGGCACGTGGAGCAACTACGAGCCGGTGGATGCGACCAACAACTGGTGGGGCGCAGCTAACGGCCCGAGCGGCGGGGTCACAGATCCCGTCACCGGAACGGTAGCGAACGGCGACGGCGATAGCGTCACCGAAAACGTTCGGTTCGAGCCGTGGGTCGGAGACAACGTGGCGATCGTCGACGTTACACTGGACAAGACCGAGGTTGGAGTCGACGAAGACGTACTCGTTACGACGATCCTCGAGAACACCGGCAGCGAGACGGCGAGCATCACGCTCTCGCTGGAAGTCGATGGGGCAACTGTCGATAGCCTGAGCGTCCCGGTGGACGCAGGCGAGACCGATACCGCCGAGTTCGTCCATAGCTTCGGTGAGGACGGTGAGTACGTCGTGAGTGTCAACGGCGTCGCGGCTGGAACCGTCACCGTCGTGGCCGAATCGGTCGACATCACGTACGCCGATCTCAGCCTCTCGTCGACGGATCTGTACACCGGCTCGACGGTGGTCGTGAGCGCTACCGTGGAAAACGAGGGAAGCGAGGACGGTTCCTACGAATCGCTCCTGAGCGCCGATGGCACGGTCGTTGACCAACAGAGCGGAACACTTGCCCCCGGCGAGTCGCGAACGCTGACCTTCTTCACCCAGCTCGAGACGAGCGGCGAAATCGAGGTCACGGTCGCCGACCTTCCGGCGGAGACGGTTACCGTAACGGCCGCGTGGACCCAGGAGGGCTTTGGTGACAACAACGTCGGCCACGGCGCTGAGCTAACTGGGCCAGTCCTCTCGCCCGACGAGCAGTGGCAATACACTGCGGGCAGCCAGAGTTGGCACTACGTCCGCTCCGCTCCCGCCGTCGTTGACGGGGTCGTCTACGTCGGAAGCTGGCCACCGATGGTCCACGCCGTTGACGCGGCAACCGGCGAGGCCATCTGGACCGTCGACACCGATGGAGCGGTTGTCACCGCGCCCGCAGTCGCTGATGGCGTCGTTTACGCGACGAGCAACCTCGGAACGGTCTACGCGATCGACGTCGACGATGGAACCATCCTGTGGAGCGAGTCGATCGGCGAACCGCTCACCTCGCCGCGGATCGTCGGCGGAGAGCTGTACGTCGGCAGCGAGGACGGGAGCCTCTACGCGCTGGACCCGGTGGACGGATCGGAGCTGTGGAGCTTCGACACGGACCGAAAAATCGACACGACACCTGCCGTCGCGAACGGCGTCGTCTACGTCGCGACCAGCCCCAGATCGGGGCAGCCGATAGACGAGCGAGTGTACGCCATCGAGGCGGCAAGCGGAACGGAACTGTGGAATGCTGACGAACCGGTGCTGGTCAATACGGCACTGACCACCGTCGACGGCGTCGTCTACGTCGCAGACTTCACCGGAATCGTTTACGCGTACGATGCGGAAGACGGCACGCTGCTGTGGGATTCGCCAGTAAGCGCGAGCGCGATCAACGGCGCACCGGCCGTCGCCGAGGGCGTCGTCTACGTCGGCAGCAACGACAACCACGTCTACGCACTCGAGGTAGACACCGGAACCGAGCTGTGGAGCTTCGAGACCGGTGGCGACGTTCGATCCTCGCCTGCGGTGGCGAACGGTGTCGTCTACGTCGGCAGTTTCGACGATCACCTCTACGCGCTCAACGCGAACACCGGCGACGAACTCTGGGCATTCGAGACCGGAGACAGCGTCTGGTCCTCACCAGCCGTGCTCGACGGCGTCGTCTACGTCGGTAGCCAGGACGGTCGCCTCTACGCAATCGGCGAAGGCGAGCTTCCAGCGGCGTTTACGATCATCGAGGCCTTCGTCTCGGACCGGACGGTAGTCGTCGGCGAGTCAGTGGACACCACCGTCCAGGTAATGAACCAGGGTGGCTCAGCGGGCGAGTACACGGCTGAACTGCAGGTCGATGGGGTCCCCGTCGCAACCGAGACTGCGACGATCGAAGCCGGAGAGATCGTAACCCTCACGCTCACCCACCAGTTCGACGACCCGGGCACCTACCCCATCGCCGTCGACGGCATTAGTCTGGGATCGATAGACGTGATGGCTGGTGCACAGGAGCCGTTCTTCGCGGTGACGATCGACGGCACCAACACGCCGGTAACCGAAGGCGACGCGCTCGAGGTGGACGTGACCGTCCAGAACACCGGTACCGTTGCCGGGACGCAGACGGTGTTGCTGGTGCCCGATAACGGAGAAGCGATCGTGGATGCTTTCGATTCCCAGAGCGTCTCGCTCGATCCGGGCGAGGAAACGTCGTTCACGCTCTCGTGGGCGACTGCGGACGGCGACGCGGGTGAAGATATTCCACTCGCCGTCACGAGCAACGATGCCACAGCAACCACGACAGTGACCGTTACCGGGGCGGCATCCGCCCCGACGCCGTCACCAACACCCTCGCCCGATCCCGCGTTCTTCGCAGTGACGATCGACGATGCTCCCTCCCCGATCCTCAGCGGTGAAGTCCTCGCCGTCACCGCGACGGTCGAGAACACCGGCGACTCCGCAGGCACACAGACGATCGAACTGGTCGTCGACGGAACCGTCGTGGACGCGACGAGCCTCACGCTCGATACGGGCGAGTCGGCACAGCTCCCGCTGTCGTGGACAACTCCGGATGCGGGAGACGAGGTCGATATCGAAGTCAGGAGTGACGACGACGTCGATTCGGCCACCGTGGTCGTCGAGGATGTCGATCCCGAAGCGAACATCATCCTCTACGGCGCAAGCGCGGACCGCGATCACGTGACGATCGGCCAGTCAGTCGTCGTGACGGCGGACCTCTACAATGCGGGAGACCTCGCCGGGAGCCGGACCATCGCGCTTTCGGTTGACGGCGACGTCGTCGACGAGACGACAGTCACCGTCCGTCCTGGAATCGCCCGGGGCGGCGTCGAACTCGTCTGGACACCCCAGGAAGACGACCTTCCAGCCGGTGAGGACACCATGGACGTGACGCTCTCTGTCGACGGGCTGTTCGTCGAGACAGTGACGGTCGAACACCAGTACACGGACATTCGGGTTATCGCTGCTTCCGCATCCGAAGTCGAGCTGGTCGCAGGCGAGCAGCTGTACGTCGTCGGGAGCATCCACCAGGCGGGCACTATCGAGGGTCCCGAGACGATCGAACTCACTGCGACCAACATCGATACCGGCGAGTCTGCGGTCGTCGGTACCCAGGAGGTAACGCTCTCGCCTGGATTCTACCACCTCGGCGCACTCAACGTCACCTTCCAGCCGGAGCATGCTGGGACCTACGACCTCGAGCTCGGTGGCCGCTCGGCCGGCACCGTGGAGGTTCAGCCAGCGTTCTCCGACATTCAGGTGATCGCAGCGTCACCCTCCGCAATCGAGCTGGTCGCAGGCGAACAGCTGTACGTCATCGGGAGCATCTACCAGGCGGGCACTATCGAGGGTCCCGAAACGATCGAGCTCACCGCGACCAACGTCGACACCGGCGAGACTGCGGTCGTCGGTACCCAGGAGGTAACGCTCTCACCGGGATTCTACCACCTCGGCGCACTCAACGTCACCTTCCAGCCGGAGAGTGCTGGAACGTACGACCTCGAGCTCGGTAGCCGCTCTGCCGGAACCGTGGAGGTCGAAGCGGCCGTCTCGGACATTCAAGTGATTGCAGCATCGGCCTCAGCGGTCGAACTGGTCGAAGGCGAACAGCTGTACGTCATCGGGAGCATCTACCAGGCGGGAACCGTCGAAGGGCCCGAGACGATCGAGCTCACCGCGACCAACGTCGACACCGGCCAGACAACGGTCGTCGGAAGCCAGGACGTGAGCCTTTCGCCCGGCTTCTACCATCTGGGAGTCCTCAACGTCACCTTCCAGCCGGAGAGTGCTGGGACCTACGACCTCGAGCTCGGTGGACGGAGCGCCGGAACCGTGGAGGTCGAAGCGGCCATCTCGGACATTCAGGTGATCGCAGCATCGGTCTCGGCAGTCGAGCTGGTCGAGGGCGAAGCGGCCTACGTCATCGGGAGTATCTATCAGGCCGGAACTGTCGAAGGGACCGAAACGATCGAACTCACCGCGACCAACGTCGATACTGGCCAGACAACGGTCGTCGGAAGCCAGGACGTGAGCCTTTCGCCCGGCTACTACCATCTCGGTGCGCTCAACGTCACCTATCAGCCCGACCATCCCGGAACCTACGACCTCGAGCTCGGCGGACGAAACGCGGGGACGGTCACCGTCGCGGAATCCGAAAGCGACATCGTGGTCATCGCCGCGTCAGTGTCGGACGTCGAACTGATCGAGGGCGAGGGGACGTACGTCATCGGGAGCATCTATCAGGCAGGCACGGCAGAGGGTCCAGAAACGATCGAACTCACCGCGACCAACGTCGACACCGGCGAGACGGAAGTCGTCGGGAGCCAGCAGGTAACGCTCGCTCCCGGCTACTACCACCTCGGCGCGCTCAACGTCACCTTCCAGCCGGAGAGTGCCGGGACGTACGAGCTGGAACTCGGCGGCCGAGAAGCAGGAACCGTCGCGGTCGACGAAGCGCTCACCGACATTCAGGTGATCGGGACCTCGGTTTCGGCCGTCGAACTGATCGAAGGTGAACAGCTGTACGTCATCGGGAGCATCTACCAGGCCGGTAACGTCGAAGGAACCCAGACGATCGAGCTCACCGCGACCAACGTCGACACCGGCGAGACGACCGTCGTCGGAAGCCAGGACGTGAGCCTCGCGCCCGGCTACTACCACCTCGGTGCCCTCAACGTCACCTATCAGCCAGAGAGCGCCGGCACCTACCAGCTCTCGCTCGGTGACCGCAACGCCGGAACGGTTGAGGTCGAAGCGGCGTTCTCCGACATTCGAGTGATCGCGGCGTCTCCCTCCGAGATCGAGCTGGTCGCAGACGAACAGCTGTACGTCATCGGGAGCATCTATCAGGCCGGAACGGTCGAAGGCACTGAAACGGTCGAGCTCACCGCAACGAATCAGGAAACCGGCGAGACAACGGTCGTCGGGAGCCAGGACGTGAGTCTCGCGCCCGGCTACTACCACCTCGGCGCACTCAACGTCACCTTCCAGCCCGACGCCCCAGGGACCTACGACCTCGAGCTCGGTGGCCGATCGGCTGGCACTGTCGAGGTCGAGCCAGCGTTCTCCGATATCAAAGTGATCGCGGCGTCACCCTCCGCGATCGAGGTAATCGAAGGCGAACAACTGTACGTCATCGGGAGCATCTATCAGGCGGGTACGGTCGAAGGCACTGAAACGATCGAACTCACCGCGACCAACGTCGACACCGATGAGACGGAAGTCGTCGGTACGCAGGACGTGAGCCTGGCACCCGGGTTCTATCACCTCGGCGCGCTAAACGTCTCCGCTCAGTTCGACGCCCCCGGGACCTACGACCTCGAGCTCGGTGGCCGCTCGGCTGGTACCGTCGAGGTCCAGCCCGCCGTCTCCGATATCAGAGTGATCGCGGCGTCGCCCTCCGCGATAGAAACGGTCGCGGGCGAACAGCTGTACGTCATCGGCAGTATCTATCAGGCGGGAACCGTCGAAGGTCCCGAGACGATCGAACTCACCGCGACCAACGTCGATACCGGCGAGTCTGCAGTCGTGGGCACGCAAAAAGTGAGCCTGAGGCCCGGATTTTACCACCTGGGCGCGCTCAACGTCTCCGCCCAGATCACCACCGTGGGAACGTACGATCTCGAACTCGGCGAACGTGATGCAGGCACCGTGACGGTCACGCCAGCGAGCATCGATCCGTCGGTTGCTGCCGTCATCGGTCATTCGACAGGCATCGACCTCGACACCGGCGACGAACTCGTCTTCGCGAGCGACGAGGCAACCGTCGAAGTAGACGTGACGGCGGATCTCGACGTGGCCGACGTGACGCTGCTCGTCGAGTCGCTCGAGACCAGCTACGCCGTCAGCACCGCTGGAACCCACCAGGACGGGGACCGATGGATTATCGACGTCCCGATATGGAACATACCGGATGACGGCCGCTACTCGCTGTCGGTGTTCGCCGTGGATGTCATCGGAACGGCTGGCATGGACGTCGCCGATGAGATACTCGTCGTCGACCGCAACGGCCCTTCGATGGCCGCCAGTCTCGAAGACGTCACCATGTCGGATGCGACACTCGTCGTCGAGAGTGACGAGCCGCTGTCTGGCGTCCCGACGGTCGTCGCCGAGTTCGTCGCCCCGGACGGCACGACCTCGCCCGCAACGGTGACGATGGACGACGCTGGTCCCTCGCCGACGCGTTTCACCGGCACCCTCGTAGTGGACGAGCCCGGTGAGTACGTCGTGACCGTCACCGGAACCGACAGGGCCGGAAACGAGGCGACCGACGAAGCCTCAGTCGTCGTCCACACGAAGTTCACCCTCGCAGACGGGCGGATAACGTTCCCGTCCGGTTCCTCGATCGATTTCGATCTGATCGACGACGCCGACCAGGCGATCAAGTCCCAGGAGCTGTTCCTGGCACTGTCGGAAAATGAGATGAATCCGAACGTCAATGGTGGTGACCTCGGCGTCGGATTCATGACGGCCGATATGGACAGTTTCATCGATTACTACCTCGAGGAAGGGACAATCGAAAGCGCGACGATCTCGATGGCTATCGACGAGGAATCGCTTCCATCCGGTGTCAGTGCCGACGCCGCACAGATGCACTACTACGATGCATCCACAGACCAGTGGGACCCGGTCGAAACCGAGGTTACCGTCGTCGATGATACACCGTTCCTCGTTTCGACAGTGACGCACTTCTCGACGTACGGTGCGTTGATCGCCGACGATGAACCGCCTCGACTCGTCGATATCTCGACGTTCGAGTCGGCCGACGGCGTCACTGTCCGATTCGAGTACGAGGATGCACTATCGGGCGTGGACGTGCGCTCGGTGTCCCTGCTACAGGACGGGACTGACGTGACTGCAAACGGGCAGATTACGTCGTCCGCCGCCGAGTACACCGTCGAATCTACCGCCGGCACCTCACACACAATTGCGGTTGTCGTGGGAGATAACGCAGGCAACGACGCGACGTACGAGACGACCGTCACGTTCCCTGTATCAGATTCCGATTCGGTATCCGAAGATGCCACTGATACGGATGGGGATTCGACAAGCGAACACGACACCGAACAGGAAGACGATGGAGATACGGATACGACGAGTCAACACGACACCGAAACCGATCACGATCGCGACTCCAGTATTCCCGGTTTCGGCGCGTTGGCAGCGCTGCTCGCACTGTCTCTCGTCGCACTGCTGTCCAGACATCGGCAGGATTAG